One genomic window of Mucilaginibacter sp. SJ includes the following:
- a CDS encoding glucuronyl esterase domain-containing protein yields MKSTAFFFLLTWAIAAKAQTPAPVNFTADQDHQHMMKQLGIKTLRNGPSGDESAPNHANYDEALANPYPDLPDALTLKNGKKVTTAEMWWKQRRPQIVEDMEREVYGRIPANVPKVTWTVKVTDKERVGFYPVIAKQLIGHVDNTAYPLINVNIEMTLVIPANAKGPVPVLMMFGRSSLPAPAQPPAADVEKINAALKELLVKEHPEFKTIFEQYPAYKPIAEQSPFGPGGFPVMKGDPPTATQLIANGWGYVLIDPSSIQADNGEGLTKGIIGLVNKGQPRKPEDWGALRAWSWGAACALDYLETEPAVDAKHVGIEGVSRYGKAALVTLAFEQRFAMGLIGSSGEGGAKLHRRNFGEAVESLTGGGYYWMAGNFMKYGASDASFGPKTAKDLPVDAHELIALCAPRFTFISYGIPEQGDAKWLDQQGSYMATVAAGSVFKLLGAKDIGVSNDYKTEKMPPVNTGLLNGELAWRQHDGGHTDAPNVKYFIAWANRLMHYGNEGSGK; encoded by the coding sequence ATGAAAAGTACTGCCTTCTTTTTCTTACTCACATGGGCCATTGCTGCGAAAGCGCAAACCCCGGCCCCGGTAAATTTCACTGCTGACCAGGACCATCAGCATATGATGAAGCAGTTAGGAATTAAAACCTTGCGTAACGGGCCGAGCGGCGATGAATCGGCCCCTAATCATGCTAATTATGATGAGGCGCTGGCTAACCCCTACCCGGATTTACCTGATGCCCTTACGCTAAAGAACGGTAAAAAAGTAACTACAGCCGAAATGTGGTGGAAACAGCGCCGCCCCCAAATTGTGGAGGATATGGAGCGTGAGGTTTATGGCCGCATCCCTGCTAATGTACCCAAGGTAACCTGGACGGTTAAAGTAACCGATAAAGAGCGGGTTGGCTTTTACCCGGTGATTGCCAAACAGCTTATAGGCCATGTTGATAATACGGCTTATCCACTTATCAACGTCAATATCGAAATGACTTTGGTAATTCCTGCAAATGCCAAAGGACCGGTACCGGTATTGATGATGTTTGGTCGGAGCTCGTTACCGGCGCCGGCTCAGCCTCCTGCTGCTGATGTAGAAAAGATCAACGCCGCATTGAAAGAACTGCTTGTAAAAGAACATCCCGAGTTTAAAACTATTTTTGAGCAATATCCCGCTTATAAACCTATTGCCGAACAATCTCCCTTTGGCCCAGGCGGTTTCCCGGTGATGAAAGGTGACCCGCCGACCGCCACGCAATTGATTGCCAATGGATGGGGGTATGTACTTATAGATCCGTCGTCTATTCAGGCCGATAATGGCGAAGGCTTAACCAAAGGGATCATCGGTTTGGTGAACAAAGGCCAGCCACGTAAGCCGGAGGATTGGGGAGCTTTACGGGCCTGGTCCTGGGGAGCGGCGTGTGCATTGGATTACCTGGAAACAGAACCGGCTGTTGATGCCAAACATGTAGGGATTGAAGGTGTATCCCGGTACGGAAAAGCAGCCTTGGTAACACTGGCCTTTGAGCAACGGTTTGCCATGGGGCTAATCGGTTCGTCGGGTGAGGGTGGGGCCAAGCTGCATCGCCGGAACTTTGGAGAAGCGGTTGAAAGCCTTACCGGAGGAGGATATTACTGGATGGCAGGTAACTTTATGAAATATGGCGCATCAGATGCCTCGTTTGGCCCTAAAACAGCGAAAGACCTACCGGTAGACGCGCATGAACTGATTGCATTATGTGCTCCAAGGTTTACGTTTATAAGTTATGGTATCCCCGAGCAGGGCGATGCCAAATGGCTTGATCAGCAGGGAAGCTATATGGCAACGGTAGCTGCGGGTTCTGTATTTAAATTGCTCGGCGCAAAAGATATAGGCGTTTCAAACGATTACAAAACTGAAAAAATGCCGCCGGTTAATACAGGTTTGCTTAACGGCGAGCTCGCCTGGCGTCAGCATGATGGTGGGCATACCGATGCTCCAAACGTAAAATACTTTATCGCATGGGCCAATAGATTGATGCATTATGGGAATGAAGGGAGCGGGAAGTGA